A section of the Gallus gallus isolate bGalGal1 chromosome 4, bGalGal1.mat.broiler.GRCg7b, whole genome shotgun sequence genome encodes:
- the LOC770295 gene encoding serine/arginine repetitive matrix protein 3-like isoform X1, translated as MARRPRAESSDSAATSAGRPHRRLRPRPRRRRRRRCRALVCRREGGRQRGQAVCAAGPPAHRAGAGPRSTGRRRGSLAARALPPPRSRRPRASPLGGGRAGRAPIGSPPRGDAAPRGARRGARRLNPFRPGGAVRDGAAADRGRFGRRRARNATSAGAGTAHRSARSRGGRRRAEGGGNRRAELPPVNKGRKCRIALRYAVRSRRRRPCDGAPAVPPPPPRRSGWRSLLHRPRHRQLGRGNGAGTNVSQVAGNSCTEAPEQGRTCLRIIESFELEEAPKGHLVQLPRNKQGHLQLHQVLSAPSSLTLRASSQSSISPLVAESYLGRASRYNVPASSPDIHGDANPAASGLCPGFCWETATAQTELHSRSGCRSGGAASWLHPGCAINECRRAPCSSLLLRENLVCFRLYFLNDAHLFPRRGTE; from the exons ATGGCCCGGCGGCCCCGGGCGGAGAGCAGCGACAGCGCCGCAACTTCAGCTGGGCGCCCGCATCGCCGCCTCCGGCcgcggccgcgccgccgccgccgccgccgctgccgggCCCTTGTGTGCCGCCGGGAGGGCGGGCGCCAGCGGGGGCAGGCTGTGTGCGCCGCCGGCCCGCCCGCCCATagggccggggccgggccgcgctcCACCGGGCGCCGCCGCGGGTCCCTGGCGGCGCGGGCGCTGCCTCCGCCCCGCTCT CGCCGGCCCCGCGCCTCCCCATTGGGCGGCGGGCGCGCGGGGCGCGCTCCGATTGGCTCCCCGCCGCGGGGCGATGCCGCTCCGCGGGGCGCGCGGCGGGGCGCGCGGCGCCTTAACCCCTTCCGGCCCGGCGGGGCGGTGCGGGACGGGGCGGCCGCGGACCGAGGGCGCTTCGGAAGGCGACGCGCACGGAACGCGACTTCGGCGGGCGCGGGTACCGCGCACCGCTCCGCGCGGTCCCGGGGAGGGCGTCGGCGCGCGGAGGGCGGCGGGAACCGACGAGCAGAGCTCCCGCCCGTAAATAAAGGGCGAAAATGCAGAATCGCGCTCCGCTACGCGGTACGGAGCCGGCGGCGTCGGCCGTGTGACGGAGCTCCCGCtgtgccgccgccgccgccccgacGGAGCGGTT GGCGATCTCTCCTCCATCGGCCCCGACATCGGCAGCTCGGAAGGGGAAACGGAGCGGG CACGAACGTTTCTCAGGTGGCCGGCAACTCGTGCACTGAGGCACCAGAACAGGGAAGGACGTGccttagaattatagaatcgtttgagttggaagaggccccgaaaggccatctagtccagcttcctcgcaacaaacagggacacctacagcttcaTCAGGTGCTCtcagccccgtccagcctgaccttgcgtgcctccag tCAGTCTTCAATCTCCCCTCTAGTAGCCGAGTCCTACTTGGGGAGAGCATCACGTTACAATGTCCCCGCTTCTTCTCCCGACATACACGGAGACGCAAACCCCGCAGCCTCTGGGCTCTGCCCAGGGTTCTGCTGGGAGACGGCAACGGCACAAACGGAGCTCCACTCGAGGAGCGGCTGCAGGTCGGGGGGAGCCGCCTCCTGGCTGCACCCGGGCTGTGCCATCAACGAATGCCGGCGTGCCCCGTGCAGCTCGCTTCTTCTGCGGGAAAATCTCGTCTGCTTCCGACTCTATTTCCTAAATGACGCCCATCTCTTTCCGAGGAGAG GAACCGAATGA
- the NKX3-2 gene encoding homeobox protein Nkx-3.2 (The RefSeq protein has 1 substitution, 2 frameshifts compared to this genomic sequence), with protein MAVRGGGGGGGTALTPFSIQAILNKKEERARGWRLCAARAEAPPPPAPRPPPAWDSDSALSEEPESERRSEEESAGGSARPPEAAGRGAAGGGGAALGGGGGRDRDRDGARSDSEASAAASGRGPAEEEEAAGGRLLAAEEEAAAPKPRKKRSRAAFSHAQVFELERRFNHQRYLSGPERADLAASLKLTETQVKIWFQNRRYKTKRRQMAADLLAAAPAAKKVAVKVLVRDDQRQYQPGEVLRPPSLLALQPSYYYPYYCLPGWALSCAAAAGTQ; from the exons ATGGCCgtccgcggcggcggcggcggcggcggcaccgCCCTGACGCCTTTCTCCATCCAGGCCATCCTCAACAAGAAGGAGGAGCGCGCCCGCGGCTGGCGGCTGTGCGCTGCCCGCGCCgaggccccgccgccgcccgccccgcgcccgccgcccgcctgGGACTCGGACTCGGCGCTGAGCGAGGAGCCCGAGAGCGAGCGGCGCTCCGAGGAGGAGAGCGCCGGGGGCAGCGCCCGCCCCCCCGAGGCGGCGGGCAGGG CGGCCGGCGGCGGAGGCGCGGCCCTcggaggcggcggcgga cgggacCGGGACCGGGACGGAGCGCGCAGCGACAGCGAAGCGTCGGCCGCCGCCTCAG GTCGCGGCCTggccgaggaggaggaggcggcgggcgggaggcTGCTGGCGGccgaggaggaggcggcggcgccgAAGCCGCGCAAGAAGCGCTCCCGCGCCGCCTTCTCCCACGCGCAGGTGTTCGAGCTGGAGCGGCGCTTCAACCACCAGCGCTACCTGTCGGGGCCCGAGCGCGCCGACCTGGCCGCCTCCCTCAAGCTGACCGAGACGCAGGTGAAGATCTGGTTCCAGAACCGCCGCTACAAAACCAAGCGGCGGCAGATGGCAGCCGACCTGCtggccgccgcccccgccgccaAGAAGGTGGCCGTCAAGGTGCTGGTGCGCGACGACCAGAGACAGTACCAGCCCGGCGAGGTGCTGCGGCCGCCCTCGCTGCTCGCCCTGCAGCCCTCCTACTACTACCCCTACTACTGCCTGCCCGGCTGGGCCCTGTCCTGCGCCGCGGCCGCCGGCACGCAGTGA